The following are encoded in a window of Prochlorococcus marinus str. MIT 1013 genomic DNA:
- a CDS encoding photosystem I reaction center protein subunit XI: MTKSQETLLQKWAVKTVSDPTVGNLQTPVNSGWFTKMVINNLPVYREGLSPNFRGLETGAIFGYLLFGPFSMTGPLRNTDFALTAGLLGGVGAIQILTALFILYNAAGKAPNVQPPDATVANPPSDLFTRAGWSDFTNGFWLGGTGGVVFAWLLIGTLHLDTVLPLIKEYHLLGA, encoded by the coding sequence ATGACTAAATCTCAAGAAACACTTTTGCAAAAGTGGGCTGTGAAAACAGTCTCAGACCCAACTGTTGGCAATCTTCAAACTCCAGTTAACAGTGGTTGGTTTACTAAGATGGTTATAAATAATCTCCCTGTTTATCGAGAAGGCTTATCGCCAAACTTCAGAGGTCTAGAAACAGGTGCAATTTTTGGTTATTTACTTTTTGGTCCTTTTTCTATGACAGGGCCTCTGAGAAATACTGATTTTGCCTTAACGGCAGGATTGCTTGGCGGAGTTGGAGCCATTCAAATATTGACTGCTCTTTTTATTCTTTACAATGCTGCAGGTAAGGCGCCTAATGTGCAACCTCCTGATGCAACAGTAGCTAATCCTCCTTCTGATTTATTTACTAGAGCAGGATGGAGTGATTTTACAAATGGTTTTTGGTTAGGAGGTACAGGAGGTGTAGTTTTTGCTTGGTTGCTAATAGGTACTTTGCATTTAGATACTGTTCTCCCTTTGATTAAGGAATATCATTTACTTGGAGCTTAA
- a CDS encoding photosystem I reaction center subunit VIII has protein sequence MTSELASTLLPAILIPLVGIMGPAVFIVLIGRYITATE, from the coding sequence ATGACTAGTGAACTAGCTTCAACTTTGCTTCCCGCTATTCTGATTCCCTTAGTTGGAATAATGGGCCCAGCAGTTTTCATTGTTTTGATTGGTAGGTACATAACCGCTACTGAGTAA
- a CDS encoding HEAT repeat domain-containing protein yields MNQVFAGSLALIIALILWSSKKQSKASVFFKYKKDSLSKAQVTSSELIIDKNLQDQKSNKLNNKKSNPFSQSTSLNSIQTKKQLTKLISSNPSDRLLAIQIASKWENKKALPFLKRGLKDSDSRVVIASAAAIATYKGTTINLNKKSQASRPPRNVSLMR; encoded by the coding sequence ATGAATCAAGTTTTTGCTGGTAGTTTAGCTCTAATTATTGCATTAATCCTTTGGAGTTCAAAAAAACAATCCAAGGCATCAGTTTTTTTCAAATATAAAAAGGATTCCTTATCGAAAGCTCAGGTAACATCATCCGAACTGATAATCGATAAGAATTTACAAGATCAAAAATCAAATAAACTGAATAATAAAAAATCAAATCCTTTTTCACAGTCAACTTCACTTAATTCAATACAGACAAAAAAACAATTAACTAAATTAATCTCTAGCAACCCAAGTGATCGTCTATTAGCTATTCAAATTGCTAGTAAATGGGAGAACAAAAAAGCATTACCTTTTTTAAAAAGAGGATTGAAGGATTCTGACAGTAGAGTTGTTATTGCTTCTGCTGCTGCCATTGCAACTTATAAAGGGACAACTATTAATTTAAATAAAAAATCTCAAGCTTCTCGTCCTCCTCGAAATGTATCTCTAATGCGATAA
- a CDS encoding glycosyltransferase family 2 protein has translation MNSNVALSIVVPIYNEEESLPFLVNQLLEVLQPMEETFELVLVNDGSSDNSAEVIRKLSFDIPELVGVLLRKNYGQTAAMAAGFDMSSGEVVVTLDGDLQNDPADIPLLVNKIRDGFDLVSGWRYRRQDAAISRKLPSKIANRLIGKVTGVRLNDYGCSLKAYRKEVLTDMRLYGELHRFLPVLANIEGARITEVKVNHRARQFGSSKYGIDRTFRVLMDLLTVWFMNRFLTRPMYVFGFGGILAIIGSFITSFYLLTIKLLGEDIGNRPLLIFALLLAVTGVQLFGFGLLGELQIRTYHESQNRPIYRIRDTFRGGREA, from the coding sequence ATGAATTCTAATGTTGCCCTATCAATAGTTGTTCCTATCTATAACGAAGAAGAAAGTCTTCCTTTTTTGGTGAATCAGTTATTAGAAGTTTTACAGCCTATGGAGGAAACTTTTGAATTAGTTTTAGTTAATGATGGGTCATCAGATAACAGCGCAGAGGTAATTAGAAAACTAAGCTTTGATATACCAGAATTAGTTGGAGTTCTTCTACGTAAAAACTATGGACAGACGGCTGCTATGGCAGCAGGATTTGATATGTCTTCTGGGGAGGTAGTTGTCACACTTGATGGTGATTTGCAAAATGATCCTGCAGATATTCCTTTATTAGTTAATAAGATCAGGGATGGATTTGATCTCGTGAGTGGATGGAGATATCGAAGGCAAGATGCTGCGATAAGTAGAAAGCTTCCATCAAAAATTGCTAACCGATTGATTGGGAAGGTTACTGGTGTTCGACTTAATGATTATGGATGTTCTTTAAAGGCTTATAGGAAAGAAGTGCTTACAGATATGAGATTATATGGTGAATTGCATAGATTTTTGCCTGTTCTTGCAAATATTGAAGGAGCTAGAATTACGGAAGTTAAAGTTAATCATAGGGCCCGTCAATTTGGATCTAGTAAGTATGGAATAGATAGAACATTTAGAGTCTTGATGGACTTGTTGACTGTTTGGTTTATGAATAGATTTTTAACAAGACCTATGTATGTTTTTGGTTTTGGTGGAATTCTTGCAATTATTGGGAGCTTCATAACAAGCTTTTACTTATTAACCATAAAACTTTTAGGCGAAGATATAGGTAATAGACCTTTACTTATTTTTGCTTTACTTCTTGCAGTGACTGGAGTTCAACTTTTTGGGTTTGGATTGCTTGGAGAGCTGCAAATCCGCACTTATCATGAAAGTCAAAATAGACCAATTTATCGCATTAGAGATACATTTCGAGGAGGACGAGAAGCTTGA
- a CDS encoding C40 family peptidase, translated as MTLEVLLTKASFVLGSLWKLRINIDGFKSENSEELVTQASIGRRFELIDCSKSNFKNTKIIDRVKVRLLEDDYICWFRFSELIHQASKIESWEPEFFTVEKIISRIPKILSWTKVAKKISNQYLWGGTIGPNFDCSGLVQSAFASSGIWIPRDAYQQEKFCKNIAFDIEALGEELIPGDLLFFGSSEKCTHVGLHIENGFYIHSSGVTDGHNGIEIDSLFQPNPGKIASFYRSKFRSAGRVISCYQSEKLSRRLIDPYEEY; from the coding sequence ATGACCTTAGAGGTTTTGCTAACTAAAGCTTCATTTGTTTTGGGAAGTTTATGGAAACTGCGAATAAATATTGATGGATTTAAAAGTGAAAATAGTGAAGAATTGGTTACACAAGCAAGTATTGGTAGGAGGTTTGAATTAATTGACTGTTCAAAATCTAATTTTAAAAATACTAAAATTATCGATAGAGTTAAAGTACGTCTTTTGGAAGATGACTATATTTGTTGGTTTAGATTTTCTGAATTAATTCATCAAGCTTCAAAAATAGAATCATGGGAACCCGAATTTTTTACTGTAGAGAAAATTATTTCTAGGATTCCTAAAATATTGTCTTGGACTAAGGTTGCGAAAAAAATTAGTAATCAATATTTGTGGGGCGGAACTATTGGTCCAAATTTTGATTGCTCTGGTTTGGTTCAATCTGCTTTTGCAAGTTCAGGCATTTGGATACCCAGAGATGCTTATCAGCAGGAAAAATTCTGCAAAAATATTGCATTTGATATTGAAGCTTTAGGTGAAGAATTAATACCTGGTGATTTACTTTTCTTTGGATCATCTGAAAAATGTACTCACGTTGGATTGCATATTGAGAATGGTTTTTATATTCATAGTTCTGGGGTAACTGATGGGCATAATGGGATAGAGATTGATAGTTTATTTCAACCCAACCCTGGAAAAATTGCTTCTTTTTACAGATCTAAATTTAGATCTGCTGGAAGAGTGATCTCTTGTTATCAGAGTGAAAAACTCTCAAGAAGATTAATTGACCCTTACGAGGAGTATTGA
- a CDS encoding serine hydrolase, with protein MAFYRQDSEMAYCLKGLLDRFEKEGRPNLQENIAITCIRYDKQSPSTSSGYGTGWNSNRNFYPASIVKIVYALATQVWLKQDLIVDSEELRRALHEMIANSNNDATSYILDLLTGTTSGPSLNESNYQAWKIQRQLINHWLNDLRWPEIKNWNCSQKTWNEGPFGREKDFYGKKNENRNSMTTDGSARIFESLMTLEILPKVASEHLIKVFQRSLDPVSRKQDLENQVDGFLGAGLPLGSKLWSKAGLMSEVRHDVAWWEAPNQNPMLAVVFTTGKELVKDQFLLPAISSELNKLAI; from the coding sequence ATGGCGTTCTACCGACAAGACTCTGAGATGGCATATTGCCTAAAAGGTCTCCTCGATAGATTTGAAAAAGAAGGTCGTCCAAACCTTCAAGAAAATATTGCAATAACTTGCATACGTTATGACAAGCAAAGTCCATCGACATCCAGTGGATATGGGACAGGGTGGAATTCAAACAGAAATTTTTATCCTGCAAGCATAGTAAAAATAGTTTATGCATTAGCGACTCAGGTATGGCTAAAACAAGACTTAATTGTTGACTCAGAAGAACTTAGAAGAGCATTACATGAAATGATCGCAAACTCCAATAATGACGCTACAAGTTATATTTTAGATCTTTTAACAGGTACTACAAGTGGTCCATCTCTTAATGAGTCAAACTATCAAGCATGGAAAATCCAAAGGCAATTAATTAACCACTGGCTAAATGATCTTAGGTGGCCTGAAATAAAAAATTGGAACTGCAGTCAAAAGACTTGGAATGAAGGACCTTTTGGAAGGGAAAAAGATTTTTATGGAAAAAAAAATGAGAATCGAAACAGTATGACAACCGATGGGAGTGCAAGAATCTTTGAATCATTAATGACACTTGAAATCCTCCCAAAAGTAGCAAGTGAGCATTTAATAAAAGTTTTTCAACGCTCACTCGATCCAGTTAGTCGCAAGCAAGATTTAGAGAATCAAGTAGATGGTTTTTTAGGCGCAGGACTTCCTTTGGGTTCTAAACTTTGGAGCAAAGCAGGTCTCATGAGTGAAGTTCGCCATGATGTCGCATGGTGGGAAGCGCCCAATCAGAATCCTATGCTTGCAGTCGTTTTTACAACTGGCAAAGAATTAGTAAAAGATCAATTCTTACTTCCTGCGATTAGCAGTGAGTTAAACAAATTAGCTATTTAG